The genomic DNA TCTacctaaataaaagaaaaattaaaagctAACATAGTCTTGAAAGATTTAAATTAGTCTATTTCGTGAGTTTAACTCGGTTGATAGAGATAATGCATAACATACATAAGGTTTGGGGTTTAAACTctgaccaaataaaaaaaatctaaactaGTCCTAGAAATTTGGGGTGAAAGAGATATGAAACGGGAAATCATTCATCATAttttatagggttaaatatgtttttggtgcCTACATTTTTCCCTCCTTTGACAAATCGTctttacatttcaataaatgtttttaaaatccctacatttttcctcCGTTAGCACAAATAGTCCCTGCTGTCAAATAATTAACGAGAAGTTGACGTGGCAGCTAGTGGACCCCATtcttttaagggttaaatatgtttttggtccttatattTTGCAtgactttgaagaatagtctttacatttcaataaatgtttttaaaatccctacatttttttaCCGCTAACAAAATTGGTCCTTGTCGTCCATTTTCGCTGACCGGACAAACAGAACATGCCACATAGATGCCATCAAGgacattttagtaattttcCAATAAAGTGCAGGGGGATAATTTATGGAATagatgtaccggtacaccttaatttaagGGTGTACCGTATAAACTCCCATTACAATTACCTCAATGGTGTGTTTAATCTCCCATTCAACAGCAATTTTCTCTCCAATGGCATGTTTAATGAGTGTTGAATTGGAAGAAAGAGGAGAGAGAGGATGAATAGATTCAATTGTGTTGAATGCAGTCCGGAATGCCACGCGGCGCGCTGCAATTGGCTGAAAAATGGCGCGTGTAGCACACGCGCCGGTAGGGCGCATGAGTGGTCAGAGACGCGGAGAGAGAAACGACTTTTGAATAGGTATGGACACGTGGCGCGTTTTAATTGGTTGTCCGgattcttataattttaataattggacctcaattatttcgttgtaaattaatttaaaataaataaataaaaatatcaaaattcatgattttttttcctctataaatagagacttggttcatttgatttggacacagaaaaaaaaaaccaagtttttcactatcttcttattattatctttctattagcaaactaagtgaagttttaatcttatttttagtgaaatggatcccaataataaataaattattttacaattttttttcttccaaaaatactaaaaataaatagttaattgtattattttaatttaattataatcgataattttatgtaattataaaaacaaaaattaaataagaatagaaaataaaaagtggtggggtatagtgttgaatgaaaaaccattggagatgataaaagttgaatgagtgttgaataagagagagaaaataatttggagtgttgggaattgaaaaagtgagTGTTGAATGGTGTTGAACCATTGGGGATGGTCTTAGTCACACAAGTAATAGTATATTCGATTGAAAGATGGAAGGAAACGGGAGAGAATTATATATAAGATAGGTCCTACGTagattttcataaacaaagtACGAGAAACCCATGATTACTTCATTTTTTAAGTCAATCAGCATGATCCACTATCAACAGTCAAACACCTAACAAAACCTGCAACAAAATGTATGAGAAAAAACAGaacatttacttttttaaatCGAAACATTGTCTCAATTCAACGGTAAACATGGTTTGgtttcaaaacaacaaaacatctgTTCTTAACAATCCGCTTTACAGCATCAGAAGTATGACATGATAAAATTGTTCAAAACAATCAGCTTTACAACATCAAATGACAACAGAATGAATGACAAAAGATAAAATGGACCAGAACAAAAACAGCTTAAGCCAACAAGAGTTCAGGGAAGTTTCAGATGATCCTTGACTGCTTTCACCTTGTCATCTACGTCGTTAACTCTCTTACCCAATCGCAACTCCATTGCTCCAACAACATCATCTACTTTCTGTCCAAGCCTGGACTCTGTATCATCTAGTTTTTTTCCCAGCCTTGTTTCCATAGCATCAAACATACTTTGAAGATCAGATGGTGCATGCTGCTGAGCTATTGAGTGTTGTGTTTGTTCATGTTGTGGCACTCTGGCCTGGCTACAATGAGGATGTTGTGAAGGTGCAAGCTGTGGCACTCTTACCCGCAGAGGAGATTGTTCCACTGGCAGATTAGCATCAGGATGTCGATGTAAGAATTGAGGATTAGGGACAGTAGGAGGTGGACCTTTCTCCAATCTAATTTCTTCCCATGGGGTCGGGGTCTTCTTTTTGTTGCAACTTACTCtaattttagagattttttgcACAATCGCAGCTTTATTGCGATGATACAAGTGAGTTCCTAGAATAGGATGATTCACAATTCGATTAACATCTTCGTTGAGATAGTAACAGCCGCACAATACAGCATCATTCTCGACATTGCTATAACTGGAACTACAATAACAAAGCAAAAATAGTTAGAAAAAGATGGCTGCACAAAAGAACCCTATCCTCATTAGCATACCAATGGGAAATACAAAAAACAACGCAGAAATGTGAAAACATGGAAAACAAAAGGCTGCCTTTCAACTTACATAGGCCTGGCAACTTACCCAGAACGAGGAACAACAGTAATATCATTAGCATACACATCAGTAGAAACCATCATGTTCGAAAGCTGAGGTCCAGAAAATACCACCATCTGCCTGTCACCTTCATGTGGAGGCACTCCAAATTGACTAGATGAACCAGAGGGCatctaataaaaattaaacaatacaAAAATTAGGCCAATTGTGAGTTTGAAGTttgattatacaaattaaagACATACATAAAGTGATTTAAACAAACAGACAGACTATTACAATAGTCCCCACAACACTAGATTTGTATCTCACTATCTTCCCCAACCATTCTCTCTCCCACATGTCAGTCTCTCTCACCCACTATATTCCATATTTACCTCCATCATTTACCAGTTAGAATGTGATAAAATATAACTGTTTACTGAAACGGAAAATCCATATTGTACAACTTTGGTTGCAGCCAAATAATCCATATTGTACTTTAGTTGCAAACTGAGGATTTAAACAAACAGGAGTAATACAACCCTAAATGTATcctgataaaaataaaaatttaccactagcaaaaaacaaaatgtaacaaaacaaatgaaatttgTTTCAGATTACAGACACATTTTATGagtttttattagtttttcaaaaaaataaattggaagTGTAAAATAATCAGTGAGGGTTGATCGTTTATTGATAATAGTTCAAGAAAACCTAACCGTGGATAAAATCAAAAATAACCAGATGATCAAATAACACTAACGTTAACAGAATAGTTGTGTAAACtcaaaatgtataaaaaaagaaaaaaaatatatataagtaggGTTGAGATTTTGCAGAATGAagtcttaaaataaaaataaaaaactcacaGCAGTAGAAGGGGTATCCATGTATAAAATCTGATCAACATCCATATCTCCACTAGAACCCAAACCTGGAACTTCTACAGACTCGATCATTCTTGAAAGTTCATCGTCAGCCAACAACTCGTCAATGAAGCCATCACCAATACTACCAACATCCATATTTAGACTAGAACCCAACCCTGCAGCTTCATCGTAAGACAACTGGTGATTGAAACTACTATCACCAATACGACCTTCAACACCTTCATCAGGAGATTTATCCAAGGGACTTGGATCGCTGCTAGAATTTTTTGACATCTAAACAACATTAAacagtaaaataaattaaatttgacaggGGAAAAGAAAACGATAGTGTACAAACCAAGGACTACCAACAAAAAATCAATGGACCAAATAGTGCACCATTCACttgttttaaaaatgtagaaTAAAGAACACTATAGTTCAAGAAGACTGCCCAAAGTAGTGTGTCAAAACAGGATTAAAATTTAGCAGAGAACAATTAATCCAAGATGCTTACAGAAGTTAAGAACACTTTCAGAATTTATCAGAATAAGAATGcagaatcaaataaaaaagaaaaacaacgaTCACCATgtttcaagaaaaatatatgaaatcagTGACTCACCGTGGGAGAAACAGATGATGGACGATTAACTTGGAAGTgtgtgagagaagagagagagagagagctatCAAGAATGGGATTTAGTTAGAGgttgaagaagagagagaaaagtagttagaggagagagaaagagagggaAAACAGAAATTGGAAAATGAAATGGAGTTAACAATCAGAATTGGGTTTATGGGTTTATAAGTACCAAATTAATAAAACAAGTCCAATTATTATCCCAATCCAATTACCCCTCTAAACAATGTGAACAACTTAGttaataaaaattctaaatgaaaattgttttcaataaagttgttaaaaaatgtaattggttttcaataaaaaattaagtttttttttcggTCTAGATGAAATTAgttttctataaaaaattaagttagttaaaagtttataaatcaatttagttttttgaaaaaaaggaaaaaaaaagaaatatttatcagattactaaaataaaaaaatcgagCTGGGAAAGAAAATTTGGGgaaaaaatatttctcaaaaAAGGTGGGCGTTATCTATAGAATGCATCGTGTGCGTATTTTTGTGTAAGTCATAGACGTGGATCCAATGTATACGAGATCCAAAAAAATGAAGTAAAGCTAGCCTCGGAACAAAGCTTCTAGTTCAAACCACAAACCAAAACGCCCTTAATGAATGAACCGTTCCAAATGATCCTGAGATGCACATTCTCACCTGCCGTCTGTTCTGCTTTCATCTGGGCCCtgagattaaataaataaataaataaaaaattagtaaaCCATGGATTAAAAAGCCAAATAATCAAGCACCTCATTGATGCTAAAGCCCGAGGGACTGAGAACCCATGGATCTGAATTCTCATGTATCTGAGAACCTGAGTTAAAGTCATAATCTGTGAGAACTCGGGTATgatgttctaaaaaaaaaatcaaagtaagCTAAGTAGAGATCTTGTGGATCAAGATGTTTTcccttaaaatcaaacaaaaatcaaaatatagacTTTGTATGATGTTCTCAGAAATAACAATTGTGTCTATAAAATAACACAGGGAGATTGGttattttatcatcatcattcaacatcataaaacacaaaatatatgGAAGTTTAGAAGGAGGAAGGGGAAAAGTGATATTGtagtatattaatattttataatgaaaACATTTCAACGAAAGATAATGAGAGAAAGCTGGGCAGCTGCGCAGAAATAAATAGGGTTGGGATGTTTGGATGGCTTGAGAAAATATTATATACTCCTGAAAATTGTTATGATGTTGGGATGTTCGCTAATGGGCCTTGGTGTGGCCTgcgaaaaagaaaattgtttttctaacatgtgttttttcttaaaagtaCGTTGAAAATAACATCGTACCATTCCTACCATTCCATTACATTCCATCAATTTAAACATAGCCTAAAAGATGGACGGAGGTAACTTGAAGACTTAAATGGGGCGAAAATTAATAAGGGGACTAAATTGAAATCTCCTAATTATTTAAGGGACAAGTcatgtaattaagcctaataaaaagtaggcttaattgcacttttaatTCTCGTGTTTTGGCATATtcacgaaactggtcctgcccttttaaaatagaacaaaacggtcattcaattatcatttttattgcatttttcgtcttacctcctattttcaaactccagaaacgcaaAGAAATGACAGATTATACCTACCTccatgctcaaccatgaaatcaacaaggaataaaacatgtggacACAAGGAATCTATtatattcagcacactaaccaataaaaccctaatttgaaacatatcttagaaattagtttttttttgttagtgtgttgaataaagtggattctttgtacccacatgctttattccttattccttgtttatttcatggttgagcatagggggtaggtctaaaactgtcatttttctgcgtttttggagaataaaatggggggtaggatgaaaaatgcaacaataattgaaggaccgttgTATTCTGTTTTAAAAATGCAGGACCAATTTCGTGAGTAGCCCAAAACACGAtgatcaaaagtgtaattaaacatAAATACTCATTAATTTATACTACTGCTTAGCAATAGTTGAGGGTGAAACATTGTTCAGCAGGTGACCAAAAATCAGCACCGTTACT from Medicago truncatula cultivar Jemalong A17 chromosome 8, MtrunA17r5.0-ANR, whole genome shotgun sequence includes the following:
- the LOC11430414 gene encoding uncharacterized protein; amino-acid sequence: MSKNSSSDPSPLDKSPDEGVEGRIGDSSFNHQLSYDEAAGLGSSLNMDVGSIGDGFIDELLADDELSRMIESVEVPGLGSSGDMDVDQILYMDTPSTAMPSGSSSQFGVPPHEGDRQMVVFSGPQLSNMMVSTDVYANDITVVPRSGSSYSNVENDAVLCGCYYLNEDVNRIVNHPILGTHLYHRNKAAIVQKISKIRVSCNKKKTPTPWEEIRLEKGPPPTVPNPQFLHRHPDANLPVEQSPLRVRVPQLAPSQHPHCSQARVPQHEQTQHSIAQQHAPSDLQSMFDAMETRLGKKLDDTESRLGQKVDDVVGAMELRLGKRVNDVDDKVKAVKDHLKLP